In one Deinococcus psychrotolerans genomic region, the following are encoded:
- a CDS encoding type 1 glutamine amidotransferase domain-containing protein produces the protein MNAKILVVMSSESALPLQGGQTHTTGFYLNEFGVPAHRLVQKGYDLTVTTPRGNRPPLDPGSDAASFFKDEAEYQQIKTFVDQTLSGPIIKLSDAAANLDEYVAVFLPGGHAPMIELMRDPDLRRVLAHFHARALPTALICHAPVALLAAQDDAAAYQDTLQSGGTPTAQAFLYGGYKATVFSTPEEKEAESGFEAPMLYYPADALTAAGMTIQNGAKWSSHVTRDRELITGQNPMSDEEFVAVFLKALEESPVAAGA, from the coding sequence ATGAACGCAAAAATCCTCGTCGTCATGTCCAGTGAATCCGCTCTACCCTTACAAGGCGGACAGACGCACACCACCGGCTTCTACCTTAACGAGTTCGGCGTGCCAGCCCACCGCCTCGTACAGAAAGGCTACGACCTCACCGTCACCACGCCACGCGGCAATCGTCCCCCGCTGGACCCGGGCAGCGACGCCGCCAGCTTCTTCAAAGATGAGGCCGAGTACCAGCAAATCAAGACCTTTGTCGACCAGACCCTGAGCGGCCCCATCATCAAGCTCTCCGATGCTGCTGCGAACCTGGACGAGTATGTGGCCGTGTTCCTGCCTGGCGGGCACGCGCCTATGATTGAACTGATGCGTGATCCTGACCTGCGCCGCGTGCTGGCACACTTTCATGCCCGTGCCCTCCCCACTGCTCTGATCTGCCACGCCCCCGTAGCGTTGCTGGCCGCACAGGACGATGCTGCCGCTTACCAGGACACCTTACAGAGCGGCGGCACGCCAACCGCTCAGGCTTTTCTATACGGTGGTTACAAGGCCACCGTGTTCAGCACGCCTGAAGAGAAGGAGGCCGAGAGCGGTTTTGAGGCCCCCATGCTGTACTACCCCGCTGACGCGCTGACTGCCGCTGGAATGACCATCCAGAACGGCGCGAAATGGAGCAGTCACGTCACGCGCGACCGTGAACTGATCACCGGGCAAAATCCCATGAGCGACGAGGAGTTTGTGGCCGTATTCCTGAAAGCCCTCGAGGAAAGCCCTGTGGCGGCAGGCGCATGA
- a CDS encoding transposase family protein — translation MPFCTRQQRRWYSGKKKQHTLKFQLLICTVTQRILGTATSAGAVHELKLFRQSSVRFPYDTAVIGDAGYIKACGFATGAPSPPKRQRGRRLSVLNSVRRIGNWPIPAKGWST, via the coding sequence GTGCCGTTCTGCACAAGACAGCAGCGGCGCTGGTACAGCGGCAAGAAAAAGCAGCACACACTGAAGTTCCAACTGCTCATCTGTACCGTGACGCAGCGGATCCTCGGCACAGCGACAAGCGCTGGAGCGGTTCATGAGCTGAAGCTATTCCGGCAGTCCAGCGTGCGCTTCCCCTACGACACGGCCGTGATCGGAGATGCCGGTTATATCAAGGCCTGTGGCTTCGCCACAGGCGCGCCATCACCACCCAAAAGGCAACGCGGGCGTCGCCTCTCTGTACTCAACAGCGTCAGGAGAATCGGGAACTGGCCTATACCCGCCAAGGGATGGAGCACGTGA
- a CDS encoding DUF433 domain-containing protein: protein MNVMQRSGRPCIQTMRIQVSDLIDLLGQGSSEAEILVSFFSLGRGDFHTALFYTARWIDTGKFPYLVFS, encoded by the coding sequence ATGAACGTAATGCAGCGCAGCGGGCGGCCCTGCATTCAGACAATGCGCATCCAGGTCAGTGACCTGATTGATCTGTTGGGTCAAGGAAGCAGTGAAGCCGAGATTCTGGTGAGCTTCTTCAGCTTGGGGCGTGGAGACTTCCACACAGCGCTGTTTTACACCGCCAGGTGGATCGACACGGGGAAATTCCCCTACTTGGTGTTTTCGTGA
- a CDS encoding transposase family protein — MEQERLTRTLKMNRKQSRRRTGVHPETFAEMEAVLIEREERKKKSGRPAALSLAEQLLMTLEFWREYRTFAYLGNDWGVHEATVHRTVERVEAALIASPQVQMPKKRVFQEAQIVYSIVAVGASEVPCERPKKACRPDRCRSAQDSSGAGTAARKSSTH, encoded by the coding sequence GTGGAGCAAGAACGCCTGACACGCACGCTGAAGATGAACCGCAAGCAGTCCCGTCGACGCACTGGGGTACATCCTGAGACCTTCGCTGAGATGGAGGCTGTCCTGATTGAACGAGAAGAACGGAAGAAGAAATCTGGCCGCCCAGCGGCACTCAGCTTGGCTGAGCAGCTCCTGATGACCCTGGAATTTTGGCGTGAATATCGTACGTTCGCGTACTTGGGCAATGACTGGGGTGTCCATGAGGCCACCGTGCACCGCACGGTGGAACGTGTCGAGGCAGCGCTGATTGCCAGTCCGCAAGTCCAGATGCCCAAAAAGCGCGTGTTTCAAGAAGCGCAGATCGTCTACAGCATTGTCGCAGTCGGTGCCTCCGAAGTACCGTGTGAACGACCCAAAAAAGCGTGCAGGCCCGATAGGTGCCGTTCTGCACAAGACAGCAGCGGCGCTGGTACAGCGGCAAGAAAAAGCAGCACACACTGA
- a CDS encoding PAS domain S-box protein codes for MELPASAPDRWLLRQAFAASASSIAIADAQQPDIPIIYVNPAFERLSGYPAAEVVGSNCRFLQGEDRDQDARRKIQEAVQQGRSTTMVLRNYRKDGTLFHNELTLSPIRDAAGTLTHFVGFQTDVTARERTSSLMNRLQGMTQALAAVFTQDEVFNLVLRDALEALGGISGAVLLVQGDQLHVAARRGHDEASVWQASALSDSRPSPDALRANTPLFFNDVGDLIRAYPELEAQTCGIAAVANAVLPMVEGGQPLGVIVLDFREPHHFTPDEKRFLLTLAGQCALALDRARL; via the coding sequence ATGGAGCTACCTGCGTCCGCTCCTGACCGCTGGCTCCTGCGCCAGGCGTTTGCGGCGAGCGCGAGCAGCATCGCCATCGCTGATGCCCAGCAGCCGGACATACCCATCATCTACGTCAACCCAGCCTTCGAGCGGCTCAGCGGCTACCCAGCCGCAGAGGTCGTCGGTTCCAACTGCCGCTTCCTGCAAGGTGAAGACCGCGATCAAGACGCTCGGCGTAAGATCCAGGAAGCTGTGCAGCAGGGCCGAAGCACCACCATGGTGCTGCGCAACTACCGCAAGGACGGTACGCTGTTTCACAACGAGCTGACCCTTAGCCCCATCCGTGACGCGGCGGGGACCCTCACGCACTTCGTGGGCTTCCAGACCGACGTGACCGCGCGGGAACGAACCTCCAGCTTGATGAACCGTCTCCAAGGCATGACCCAGGCTCTGGCTGCCGTTTTCACACAGGACGAGGTTTTCAACCTGGTTCTACGTGACGCCCTAGAAGCCCTGGGCGGTATCAGCGGCGCAGTGCTGCTGGTGCAGGGCGATCAACTTCATGTCGCGGCCCGGCGCGGTCACGATGAGGCCAGCGTCTGGCAGGCCAGTGCGCTGAGTGACTCGCGGCCTAGCCCGGACGCCCTCCGCGCCAACACGCCGCTCTTCTTCAACGACGTAGGCGATCTGATCCGGGCTTACCCTGAACTTGAAGCCCAGACCTGCGGTATAGCGGCGGTCGCCAACGCGGTGCTGCCGATGGTCGAGGGTGGCCAGCCGCTGGGCGTGATCGTGTTGGACTTCCGTGAGCCGCATCACTTCACCCCCGACGAAAAACGCTTCCTGCTGACGCTGGCGGGGCAGTGCGCCCTAGCGCTCGACCGGGCGCGGCTCTGA
- a CDS encoding sensor histidine kinase, giving the protein MENRTAELEAFVHFTELADGETDVLALAARAGEVLSLLFADCTNCYYALEDGAWKLKVYSSDLEAAPDLLASLKAGLPLDTPVFARLMQTGEPVFVDAWDSEREQIAMTEVYQSVSTYPLHVDSTIRAIFALGLSHLSAHQQAVFRSVGRSLNLALERTETARRLTAQRDLLRASNEELEAFTYSVSHDLRTPVRHILSFGGLLRRSLPGPLGEKTERYFKIIETAAAHLNELIDVILDLSRTSRRPLEVSRVDLGRLVDAVHKELGVTVPNRQITWQVAELPTVMGDANLLRQVLVTLLSNAVKYTRTREQAVIEVWAEEQPQSWTVLVRDNGVGFDPQYQGKLFSMFQRLHSQEDFEGAAVSLANARRIVTRHSGVVTAKGQLDEGATFGFTLPKVDLTESARLTDLT; this is encoded by the coding sequence GTGGAGAACCGCACTGCTGAACTCGAAGCTTTCGTGCACTTTACCGAGCTGGCCGACGGTGAGACGGACGTGCTGGCCTTGGCCGCGCGGGCTGGGGAGGTCTTGAGTCTCCTGTTTGCCGACTGCACCAACTGCTACTACGCGCTAGAAGACGGGGCCTGGAAGCTCAAGGTGTACAGCAGCGATCTGGAAGCTGCCCCAGACCTGCTGGCCTCACTCAAGGCTGGGCTGCCGCTGGATACGCCGGTGTTCGCCCGGCTCATGCAAACTGGTGAGCCGGTGTTCGTCGATGCTTGGGACTCAGAGCGCGAACAGATCGCCATGACTGAAGTGTACCAGAGTGTGAGCACTTACCCGCTACATGTGGACAGCACCATACGGGCGATCTTCGCGCTGGGCCTTTCACACTTGTCCGCCCATCAGCAAGCCGTGTTCCGCTCAGTGGGCCGCAGTCTCAATCTGGCGCTCGAGCGTACCGAGACCGCCCGGCGTTTGACGGCTCAGCGTGACCTACTTCGGGCCTCCAACGAGGAACTCGAAGCCTTCACCTACTCGGTTTCGCACGACCTGCGGACCCCGGTGCGGCACATCCTCAGCTTCGGCGGTTTGCTGCGCCGTTCACTGCCGGGGCCACTGGGTGAGAAGACCGAGCGGTACTTCAAGATCATCGAAACCGCAGCGGCCCACCTGAACGAACTGATCGACGTCATCTTGGACCTTTCGCGCACGTCCCGGCGGCCGCTGGAGGTGAGCAGGGTTGACCTGGGACGGCTGGTGGACGCGGTTCACAAGGAGCTGGGCGTGACTGTTCCCAACCGCCAGATCACCTGGCAGGTGGCCGAGCTACCGACAGTGATGGGTGACGCCAACCTCTTGCGGCAGGTGCTCGTGACACTGCTGAGCAACGCCGTCAAGTACACCCGCACCCGTGAGCAGGCGGTCATCGAGGTCTGGGCTGAGGAACAGCCGCAGAGCTGGACAGTGCTGGTGCGCGACAACGGGGTAGGCTTCGATCCGCAGTATCAGGGCAAGTTGTTCTCGATGTTTCAGCGCCTGCACAGTCAAGAGGACTTCGAGGGAGCAGCGGTGAGTCTGGCCAACGCCCGGCGGATCGTGACCCGGCACAGCGGCGTGGTCACGGCGAAAGGTCAATTGGACGAGGGGGCGACCTTTGGCTTCACCCTCCCCAAAGTTGACCTGACCGAGTCCGCTCGCTTGACCGATTTGACGTGA
- a CDS encoding RidA family protein — MTEMRLVTASGLPAPGGHYSHAVIAGGLAFISGLLPVDPAGNALADKPFEVQVAQVFHNLDTVLTGCRSSRRQLVQVRVYLTDVGLWGPFNALYAQWMRDHRPARCIVPVPVLHFGVALELEAVAQVSVPAAQKE; from the coding sequence ATGACGGAGATGCGGCTTGTTACGGCAAGTGGCCTGCCCGCGCCGGGCGGGCACTATAGCCACGCCGTCATCGCTGGTGGGCTGGCCTTCATTTCCGGTCTGCTGCCGGTAGATCCTGCGGGCAACGCGCTTGCCGATAAACCGTTCGAGGTTCAGGTGGCACAGGTCTTCCACAACCTGGACACGGTGTTGACGGGCTGCAGAAGCAGCCGCAGGCAGCTGGTGCAGGTCCGGGTCTACCTGACAGACGTGGGTCTCTGGGGACCGTTCAACGCCCTTTACGCCCAGTGGATGAGAGATCACCGACCGGCCCGGTGTATCGTGCCCGTTCCAGTTCTGCATTTCGGTGTCGCCCTCGAACTCGAGGCAGTCGCGCAGGTGTCCGTCCCCGCAGCTCAAAAAGAGTGA
- a CDS encoding putative quinol monooxygenase yields the protein MNSDAATAYVNVQAIIVPKPECAAQVEQEMRTMVRHSRQEEGNLRYDLLREEKEGVLRFHIQERYRDMKAVEAHRASAHYQAYRAKAGDWFSEAPQVTVLNDVDVAG from the coding sequence ATGAACAGCGACGCTGCAACCGCATACGTCAACGTGCAGGCCATCATCGTTCCCAAACCCGAGTGTGCTGCGCAGGTCGAGCAGGAAATGCGTACCATGGTTCGGCACAGCCGTCAGGAAGAGGGCAACCTCCGCTACGACCTGTTGCGTGAGGAGAAGGAGGGTGTGCTGCGCTTCCACATTCAGGAGCGCTACCGCGACATGAAGGCCGTTGAGGCTCACCGCGCAAGTGCCCATTACCAGGCATACCGCGCCAAAGCTGGCGACTGGTTCAGCGAGGCTCCGCAGGTTACGGTGCTCAATGATGTAGACGTCGCTGGCTGA
- a CDS encoding type II toxin-antitoxin system Phd/YefM family antitoxin, translated as MQTVNLYDAKNRFSKLVDAAEEGEVIIIARNGKPAVKLVPLHYGEHSSWSAPLQAFIRDGLKSGQYDEQAFELDCSDVLPMPERDLL; from the coding sequence ATGCAAACTGTCAACCTGTACGACGCCAAAAACCGCTTTAGCAAGCTGGTGGACGCTGCTGAAGAGGGCGAGGTCATCATCATCGCCCGCAACGGCAAGCCCGCTGTCAAACTGGTGCCACTCCATTACGGCGAGCACTCCAGCTGGAGCGCTCCCCTGCAAGCCTTCATTCGGGACGGCTTGAAGTCTGGTCAGTACGATGAACAGGCCTTCGAGTTGGATTGCAGCGACGTGCTGCCCATGCCGGAACGTGACCTGCTTTAA
- a CDS encoding type II toxin-antitoxin system VapC family toxin: MPLSAWQRAGEAHAAYSARRQVSGEGLPRRMLTDFLIGAHASTFGHTLLTLNTSDYGDFPEVPLLTVAQEFLSAFPSSEPLLTSWAERTPMRMPARCALVAV; this comes from the coding sequence ATGCCGCTGAGTGCCTGGCAGCGGGCAGGCGAGGCCCACGCCGCCTACAGCGCCCGCCGTCAGGTGAGTGGGGAAGGGCTGCCCCGGCGCATGCTGACCGACTTTCTGATCGGCGCGCACGCCAGCACCTTCGGCCACACCCTGCTGACCCTTAATACAAGTGATTACGGCGACTTTCCCGAAGTGCCACTGCTGACAGTGGCCCAAGAATTCTTGAGCGCGTTTCCTTCGTCTGAACCCCTGCTGACTTCTTGGGCAGAACGGACGCCCATGAGGATGCCTGCCCGCTGCGCTCTTGTCGCCGTGTAG
- a CDS encoding threo-3-hydroxy-L-aspartate ammonia-lyase: MTGATFSYDDVIRAHERLVGIISQTPVLTSTTANERLGAQLYFKCENFQRMGAFKFRGAYNALAQFTPEQRRLGVVAFSSGNHAQGIALAAKLLGIPAVIVMPTDAPTIKLEATRGYGAEVVLYDRATEDREAIGQRLAYERGLTLVPPYDHLQVMAGQGTVAKELFEEVGSLDVLLVPLGGGGLLSGCATVAKALHPECRVIGVEPEAGNDGQRSFRSHLIVHIDLPVTIADGAQTQHLGRHTFPVILERVDDIVTASDKELVEAMAFFASRMKMLVEPTGCLGAAAAFGDQLDLRGQRVGVVISGGNIDLTRFSSLLQGAL, translated from the coding sequence ATGACCGGTGCAACTTTTTCTTACGATGATGTAATCCGCGCCCATGAACGGCTTGTCGGTATAATTTCCCAGACGCCTGTGCTGACCTCCACCACCGCCAATGAACGCTTGGGGGCGCAACTGTACTTCAAGTGCGAGAACTTCCAGCGGATGGGAGCCTTCAAGTTCCGGGGAGCCTACAACGCGCTCGCGCAGTTCACGCCAGAGCAGCGCCGCCTGGGTGTGGTGGCGTTCTCGTCGGGCAACCACGCCCAGGGAATCGCGCTGGCGGCAAAGTTGCTCGGCATCCCGGCGGTCATCGTGATGCCGACCGACGCCCCCACCATCAAGCTTGAGGCCACCCGGGGATACGGGGCGGAAGTGGTACTGTATGACCGCGCCACCGAGGACCGGGAGGCCATCGGTCAGCGCCTCGCTTACGAGCGTGGCCTGACCCTGGTTCCACCCTACGATCACCTGCAGGTGATGGCTGGTCAGGGCACGGTCGCCAAGGAGTTGTTCGAGGAGGTCGGTTCGCTTGACGTCCTGCTTGTTCCACTCGGCGGCGGCGGTCTGCTGTCCGGCTGCGCCACCGTCGCCAAAGCCCTGCACCCTGAGTGCCGGGTGATCGGGGTCGAGCCAGAGGCTGGAAACGACGGCCAGAGAAGCTTTCGCAGTCATCTGATCGTGCATATTGATCTCCCGGTAACTATCGCCGACGGGGCGCAGACCCAGCATCTGGGCCGCCACACGTTCCCCGTGATTCTGGAGCGGGTCGACGACATCGTGACCGCCAGTGACAAAGAACTCGTCGAGGCGATGGCGTTTTTTGCCAGCCGGATGAAGATGCTGGTGGAGCCGACCGGATGCCTGGGTGCAGCGGCAGCCTTCGGCGATCAGCTCGACCTGCGGGGGCAGCGAGTGGGCGTGGTGATCTCGGGCGGAAACATCGACCTGACCCGTTTCAGCAGCCTGCTCCAGGGAGCGTTGTAA
- a CDS encoding transposase family protein → MTTQKATRASPLCTQQRQENRELAYTRQGMEHVIRRMKVFRVLKGVYRHRRRRFALRVQLIAALCNLTRACQS, encoded by the coding sequence ATCACCACCCAAAAGGCAACGCGGGCGTCGCCTCTCTGTACTCAACAGCGTCAGGAGAATCGGGAACTGGCCTATACCCGCCAAGGGATGGAGCACGTGATTCGTCGCATGAAAGTCTTTCGCGTGCTCAAGGGCGTGTATCGCCATCGACGTCGTCGTTTCGCTCTCCGAGTTCAGCTGATCGCAGCCCTCTGCAACCTTACGCGAGCCTGCCAATCATGA
- a CDS encoding ParA family protein, translating to MTERISVLSRKGGVGKTVSAIYTAALLAAQGKDVCILDKDPEGSAGAWARAAGDLPFPVYPEGKQAAALKHAWVVIDTPPNDPRALGDAARLATRVLVVAKCNALEADRLVPTLDALMASGFSGPWGILLTQARGGLGREMKLALEEEDLPVYGVIPHLIKYERAFGTLPDDLSEYHNALLGALA from the coding sequence ATGACAGAACGGATTTCAGTACTTTCGCGCAAGGGTGGCGTCGGCAAAACGGTCAGTGCGATCTACACGGCGGCGCTGCTGGCTGCGCAGGGCAAAGACGTGTGCATCCTGGATAAAGACCCGGAAGGCAGCGCAGGCGCGTGGGCTCGGGCGGCGGGCGACTTGCCTTTTCCCGTTTACCCGGAAGGGAAGCAGGCTGCGGCCCTCAAACATGCTTGGGTGGTCATTGACACGCCGCCCAACGATCCTCGTGCGCTCGGTGACGCGGCGCGGCTGGCGACCCGTGTGCTGGTGGTCGCCAAATGCAACGCCCTAGAAGCAGACCGATTGGTTCCGACGCTCGACGCACTGATGGCTTCGGGCTTCAGTGGCCCCTGGGGCATTTTACTGACCCAAGCAAGGGGCGGCCTCGGTAGGGAGATGAAGCTGGCATTGGAAGAAGAGGACTTGCCGGTGTACGGCGTCATTCCACATCTCATCAAATACGAGCGGGCCTTTGGCACCTTACCCGACGATCTGAGCGAGTACCACAATGCATTGTTGGGGGCGTTGGCATGA
- a CDS encoding PIN domain-containing protein — protein sequence MHYLLDTNTVSDFFRQHPSVLTHFGQVAPSELTISSVTVMEIEYGFARQPAARQKFGEIWAAFQHDVTVLEYTAPDAVATGQLRAHLAGLGTPIGPFDLQLAGTALVRRLTLVSNNTAEFIRVPGLTLQDWRQA from the coding sequence ATGCATTACTTGCTGGACACCAATACCGTCAGCGACTTCTTCCGGCAGCATCCCAGCGTACTGACCCATTTCGGTCAGGTGGCCCCGTCTGAGCTGACCATCAGCAGCGTGACGGTCATGGAAATCGAGTACGGCTTCGCGCGTCAACCGGCTGCCCGCCAGAAGTTCGGTGAGATCTGGGCCGCCTTCCAGCATGACGTGACCGTTCTGGAGTACACCGCGCCTGATGCTGTGGCGACCGGACAGCTCCGCGCCCACTTGGCCGGACTCGGCACACCGATTGGGCCGTTTGATCTGCAACTCGCCGGAACAGCGCTGGTTCGCCGCCTGACCCTGGTGAGCAACAACACCGCCGAGTTCATCCGGGTGCCGGGTCTGACGCTGCAAGACTGGCGTCAAGCCTGA
- a CDS encoding AbrB/MazE/SpoVT family DNA-binding domain-containing protein translates to MTSITAKITSKGQVTLPREIRERLGVHDGDRVRFELEGGAVVLYPQSDTPSFESMIGLAKQLARQDAQRVIDQLRHDPADRAALDTAPVHPRITVLTDLSVDET, encoded by the coding sequence ATGACCTCTATCACCGCCAAAATCACCAGCAAGGGGCAAGTGACGCTGCCGCGCGAAATCCGTGAGCGGCTCGGCGTACATGATGGCGACCGCGTGCGTTTTGAGTTAGAAGGCGGCGCGGTGGTGCTGTATCCGCAAAGCGATACGCCCAGTTTTGAAAGCATGATCGGCCTCGCCAAGCAGCTAGCAAGGCAAGACGCCCAGCGCGTCATCGACCAACTCCGGCACGACCCGGCAGATCGGGCAGCTTTGGACACGGCTCCAGTGCACCCGCGTATCACGGTACTCACCGACCTTTCGGTGGATGAGACTTGA
- a CDS encoding leucyl aminopeptidase family protein has protein sequence MQLQSGLNPDAALLVLIGDAVRENALGEILTPDSWHILSAAAGRLLPDLKAGQLEVVRLGHRDVALAILPIDAAEARALGVAAARTAEKLKAPSVGVMGLGAELSSEMALGVQLGNYRFTRYKPGEAPAIEQLSVDNLSDSEAQRVSALASGVCLARDLVNTPYNDLPATAFAEVARKVAQESQLEIEVWGQAECQQKGMRLFVAVGQGSAHEPQFLKLTYRPEGTGNHAPKRITALVGKGVMFDTGGYSLKTAGGMYGMKGDMGGAAAVLGAMQIVAALRPQHEVRAYIAATDNAVSGTAMRPGDIYRALNGQRVEVTNTDAEGRLILADALTLASQEGADEIIDIATLTSAKVTALGEDVAALFSDDPALTQAVQDAARTAQEPVWQLPLHAPYLESYRSGIADLKNSDMVPAGGSVKAALFLQQFVTRPWAHLDIAGNALKDKAHAFGPAGATGFGAMLLAELAARP, from the coding sequence ATGCAACTTCAAAGTGGTTTGAATCCTGACGCAGCACTGCTTGTTCTGATCGGCGACGCAGTGCGAGAAAATGCTTTGGGTGAAATTCTGACGCCGGACAGTTGGCACATCTTGAGCGCCGCTGCTGGGCGGCTGCTCCCGGATCTCAAGGCTGGACAGCTCGAAGTGGTGCGCCTAGGTCATCGCGACGTAGCCCTTGCCATCCTTCCCATTGACGCGGCCGAAGCTCGCGCGCTCGGGGTGGCGGCGGCGCGGACGGCAGAGAAGCTCAAGGCACCCTCGGTTGGCGTCATGGGACTGGGAGCAGAACTGTCCAGTGAAATGGCTCTGGGCGTGCAGCTGGGCAATTACCGCTTCACCCGCTACAAACCCGGAGAAGCGCCCGCCATCGAGCAGCTCAGCGTGGACAATCTGTCGGACAGTGAAGCCCAGCGGGTATCGGCGCTGGCTTCCGGCGTCTGCCTGGCACGCGACTTGGTGAACACGCCTTACAACGATTTACCAGCCACGGCCTTTGCTGAGGTGGCCCGCAAGGTGGCCCAGGAGAGTCAGCTGGAAATCGAGGTCTGGGGGCAGGCCGAGTGCCAGCAAAAAGGGATGAGACTGTTCGTAGCGGTGGGCCAGGGCAGCGCCCATGAGCCTCAATTTCTCAAGCTCACCTACCGGCCTGAGGGCACAGGCAACCATGCGCCCAAGCGAATTACAGCTCTGGTGGGTAAAGGCGTGATGTTCGATACCGGCGGCTACAGTCTCAAGACTGCTGGCGGAATGTACGGCATGAAAGGCGATATGGGCGGCGCGGCAGCGGTTCTGGGCGCGATGCAGATCGTGGCCGCGCTGCGTCCCCAGCACGAAGTTCGCGCTTACATCGCCGCCACCGACAACGCGGTCTCAGGAACGGCCATGCGCCCCGGCGATATCTACAGGGCGCTGAACGGCCAACGGGTCGAAGTCACCAACACCGACGCCGAGGGCCGCCTGATCCTGGCCGACGCCCTGACCCTGGCTTCCCAGGAAGGGGCCGACGAGATCATCGACATCGCCACCCTGACCAGCGCTAAAGTCACGGCACTGGGCGAGGATGTGGCGGCCCTTTTCAGCGATGACCCAGCCCTGACCCAGGCGGTGCAGGACGCAGCGCGAACTGCCCAGGAACCAGTCTGGCAACTGCCATTACATGCGCCCTATCTGGAGAGCTACCGCTCTGGCATCGCCGACTTAAAGAATAGCGATATGGTGCCGGCTGGCGGCAGCGTCAAGGCGGCGCTCTTTTTGCAGCAATTCGTGACGCGGCCTTGGGCACATCTGGACATTGCCGGCAACGCCCTCAAAGATAAGGCCCACGCCTTCGGCCCCGCTGGGGCGACTGGATTTGGGGCGATGTTGCTGGCCGAACTGGCCGCCCGACCCTGA